The Bacteroidota bacterium genome window below encodes:
- a CDS encoding nucleotidyltransferase family protein — protein sequence MITTDDIIKKLNDLMPFLIREYSVKRLGLFGSFSDNSYSDNSDIDILVEFEKPVGWKFLSLEIFLEEVFNRKIDLVTKNALKEHIKDKVLDQVKYI from the coding sequence ATGATCACTACAGATGATATTATTAAAAAATTGAATGATTTAATGCCTTTTCTTATCAGAGAATACTCTGTGAAAAGACTGGGCCTGTTTGGTTCGTTCAGTGATAATTCTTATTCAGATAATAGTGATATCGATATCCTGGTTGAATTTGAGAAGCCTGTTGGATGGAAGTTCTTATCTCTGGAGATTTTTTTGGAGGAAGTTTTTAACCGGAAGATCGATTTAGTGACCAAAAATGCTTTGAAAGAGCATATTAAAGACAAAGTTTTGGATCAGGTCAAATACATATAA
- a CDS encoding T9SS type A sorting domain-containing protein: MKKYLFFLFVLLFLHLKSSGQNWPQIYGDDLKAQVRSMVEDYDHGYLIAGQIDRTVPSQWGWLIKTDINGNILWDKKFGSLGYQTYFNQIQKNEENETFIVGSTSKYESSYDDDPLIMKLDACGEIIWCTVLRSEGNNCLMKIIQLGNNHIIGLLKYFGGDIANIRISLVEFDENGNPLWIKHMAQEDTTIFNEEGWFLNLTSDSTYLISGRCFSNGMQAFYINADKKGDQIWDIKWQGGALSSSRQTVEFKKGIFYSAGAYADNGPITPSIFKYSINGGMIYQKYILGDTIRGGDTWPLCMYNDTSLVIGLEWSEFGTGVDDGNSEVFLIDTLGNIIKRRFLIAEGQPPENTIKTFDDKILVIGNYYTSPNWDIYLWKLNQQLENDSVYNQIITYDSLCPYTIISDTTDLNCNLYVDIIDIPLKEDYDKVMKLFPNPVGNQLNVEFAENLITENSTWIAYDIFGRKQMEMRLDKDQRTLEVNTSLLKSGIYISVLLDRGYVISKEKFIVNLQ, translated from the coding sequence ATGAAAAAGTATCTATTTTTTCTCTTTGTTTTATTGTTTCTGCATTTAAAGTCATCCGGACAAAACTGGCCTCAAATATATGGCGATGACCTCAAAGCTCAAGTCAGAAGCATGGTTGAAGACTATGACCATGGATATCTGATAGCCGGTCAAATTGACAGAACCGTTCCATCCCAGTGGGGTTGGCTAATTAAGACCGATATTAATGGAAACATTCTCTGGGACAAAAAGTTTGGCTCCTTGGGCTATCAAACATATTTTAACCAAATACAAAAAAATGAAGAGAATGAAACATTTATTGTTGGTTCAACTTCAAAATACGAATCAAGCTATGATGACGACCCGCTTATAATGAAACTTGATGCTTGTGGAGAAATAATATGGTGTACAGTATTAAGATCAGAAGGTAATAATTGTTTGATGAAAATCATTCAACTTGGCAATAATCATATTATCGGATTGCTAAAGTATTTTGGTGGAGATATTGCGAATATCCGGATAAGCCTAGTAGAATTTGATGAGAATGGAAATCCTTTGTGGATCAAACATATGGCGCAGGAAGACACCACCATCTTTAATGAAGAAGGCTGGTTTTTAAATCTTACTTCGGATTCCACTTATCTGATTTCCGGAAGATGTTTTAGCAATGGCATGCAGGCATTTTATATTAATGCGGATAAAAAAGGGGATCAGATATGGGATATTAAATGGCAAGGAGGAGCCTTGAGTTCAAGTAGGCAGACTGTGGAATTTAAAAAAGGAATTTTTTATTCAGCCGGTGCTTACGCTGATAATGGGCCTATAACTCCTTCAATCTTCAAATATAGCATTAATGGAGGAATGATATATCAAAAATATATTTTAGGAGATACCATTAGAGGAGGAGACACTTGGCCATTGTGTATGTATAATGATACTTCCTTGGTTATTGGCCTGGAATGGAGCGAATTTGGTACCGGCGTTGATGATGGAAATAGTGAAGTATTTCTAATAGATACCTTAGGGAATATCATAAAAAGAAGATTCCTGATTGCAGAAGGGCAACCACCTGAGAATACAATTAAAACTTTTGATGACAAAATTTTAGTTATCGGGAATTATTACACCAGCCCCAATTGGGATATTTATCTATGGAAACTAAATCAGCAATTGGAAAATGACTCGGTTTATAACCAAATAATTACGTACGATAGCCTTTGCCCTTACACAATTATTTCCGATACAACGGATTTAAATTGCAATTTATATGTTGATATTATAGATATACCACTCAAAGAGGATTATGATAAGGTAATGAAGCTTTTCCCAAATCCGGTAGGAAATCAGTTGAATGTTGAGTTTGCAGAGAATTTGATCACAGAAAACAGCACATGGATCGCATACGATATTTTTGGCAGAAAGCAAATGGAAATGCGTCTGGATAAAGATCAAAGGACGCTGGAAGTGAACACTTCACTGTTAAAAAGCGGCATCTATATCAGTGTGTTACTTGACCGGGGATATGTTATTTCTAAGGAAAAGTTTATTGTAAATCTACAGTAA
- a CDS encoding type II toxin-antitoxin system PemK/MazF family toxin translates to MTNNLVVLVPFPFSDMHIKKVRPALCLTNEIGDHQHIVIAFISSKIPEPILESDFVIRKNSFEGNDTGLAVDSVVRLHKLTSIPKKFISRKLGRINDDTSRLIKSKLKTMFHC, encoded by the coding sequence ATGACAAATAATCTGGTTGTTCTGGTTCCTTTTCCTTTTTCCGACATGCATATTAAAAAAGTTCGGCCAGCATTATGTTTGACAAATGAGATTGGGGATCATCAGCATATTGTTATTGCATTTATTTCAAGCAAAATACCGGAGCCGATTCTAGAAAGTGATTTTGTTATCAGGAAAAACAGTTTTGAGGGAAATGATACCGGTCTTGCGGTTGATTCTGTCGTGAGGCTCCATAAATTGACCTCCATTCCCAAAAAATTTATAAGCAGAAAACTTGGCCGAATTAATGATGATACATCGAGGCTGATAAAAAGCAAACTTAAGACGATGTTTCATTGTTAG